In the Apteryx mantelli isolate bAptMan1 chromosome 13, bAptMan1.hap1, whole genome shotgun sequence genome, one interval contains:
- the BMP15 gene encoding bone morphogenetic protein 15, with protein MGSLGPLASLLFLAALLSRELAALQAPPAPGPLPLLQALQEQAPGGRDLRALPASGQPLRYMLNLYRRAADREGRPRRDRGLATNTVRLVRASSSGGQPWAGRWYAQPLTYRLEGRPAAERLLRAVVAYPQSLPLAHGRLLCALELAAAGEAPPVLLGPPARRPRGWAEADVTPYLAAGNNSGAALALQLRHVCVRAGRASGRNDTAVVPSEPFLLLYLNDTRAGLQPRAGGPGPLLSRRAREAANLAQDLPGYLRDQGGEKSDCSLRSFHVSFAQLGWDHWIIAPHRYNPRYCKGACPRLLRYDYHAPNHAVVQNFVHQLVDASVPRPSCVPYRYSPISVLMIEHNGGILYKEYENMIAESCTCR; from the exons ATGGGCTCACTCGGCCCCCTCGCCAGCCTGCTCTTCCTCGCCGCGCTGCTTTCCCGGGAGCTGGCCGCCCTGCAGGCACCGCCGGCCCCTGGCCCCTTGCCCCTGCTGcaagccctgcaggagcaggcaccGGGCGGCCGGGACTTGCGAGCGCTGCCAGCCAGCGGGCAGCCCCTGCGGTACATGCTGAACCTGTACCGGCGCGCCGCCGACCGCGaagggcggccccgccgcgaccGCGGCCTGGCCACCAACACCGTCCGCCTGGTGCGGGCGAGCTCCTCCGGGGGCCAGCCCTGGGCAG GTCGCTGGTACGCGCAGCCCCTCACCTACCGCCTGGAGGGCCGGCCGGCGGCCGAGCGCCTGCTGCGCGCCGTGGTGGCCTACCCGCAGAGCCTGCCGCTGGCCCACGGCCGCCTCCTGTGCGCCCTGGAGCTGGCGGCCGCCGGCGAGGCGCCGCCGGTGCTGCTCGGCCCCCcggcccgccggccgcggggctgggCCGAAGCAGACGTCACACCGTACCTGGCGGCCGGGAACAACAGCGGGGCAGCCCTGGCGCTCCAGCTGCGGCACGTGTGCGTCCGGGCGGGCCGGGCGAGTGGCCGCAACGACACCGCCGTCGTCCCCAGCGAGCCCTTCCTCCTGCTCTACTTGAACGACACGCGGGCTGGGCTCCAGCCCCGGGCAGGGGGTCCCGGCCCCCTGCTGAGCCGCCGGGCCCGCGAGGCGGCCAACCTGGCCCAGGACCTCCCCGGCTACCTGCGGGACCAGGGGGGCGAGAAGAGCGACTGCTCCCTGCGCTCCTTCCACGTCAGCTTTGCCCAGTTGGGCTGGGACCACTGGATCATCGCGCCGCACCGCTACAACCCGCGGTACTGCAAGGGCGCCTGCCCCCGCCTGCTCCGCTACGACTACCACGCGCCCAACCACGCCGTGGTGCAGAACTTCGTCCACCAGCTGGTGGACGCCAGCGTGCCCCGGCCCTCCTGCGTCCCCTACCGCTACAGCCCTATCAGCGTCCTCATGATCGAGCACAATGGCGGCATCCTCTACAAGGAGTACGAGAACATGATCGCAGAGTCCTGCACGTGCCGGTAA